The following are encoded in a window of Cherax quadricarinatus isolate ZL_2023a chromosome 74, ASM3850222v1, whole genome shotgun sequence genomic DNA:
- the LOC128700155 gene encoding putative uncharacterized protein DDB_G0271606: MFKLVLCLGLVATVRTQQSLLTQQPLLTQQPLLTQQPLLTQQPLLTQQPLLTQQPLLTQERFLQQPVVVQQQPLQQLSLTQQDSLLVQDPLLLDQETLSLQQQPLVLEQDSSLQGPLNLQQESFILQQQQQQPLAVQQEPLIIDQTSLGNQQRVVRQRPILSPQQQQQVLQQQLLAIRRQQETLRLREERRRQQERRQQLELARLRQLRRQQAALRLRQAQLQRAQLLQTQSQLERAQLLKNEAQLLQTRAQLQQAESQLQNRQALRPAVPILEDQRDGPFQDGSYYFTFSTGDGILREEGARLTSPVTHEVTGSYSYTAPNGKLIIMEYIADENGYRAFPVRSGRPSLVNRPQRIPVPPPYRPPLSQTLDQSFSDRSTAFKRSPDQSVSQLDLQNSHNNQQQEDDREQSSASEEEIDL, encoded by the exons GTTCTCTGTTTGGGCTTAGTGGCGACCGTTCGCACGCAACAGTCTCTGTTGACGCAGCAGCCTCTGTTGACGCAACAGCCTCTGTTGACGCAACAGCCTCTGTTGACGCAACAGCCTCTGTTGACGCAACAGCCTCTGTTGACGCAGCAGCCTCTGTTGACGCAGGAAAGGTTCCTGCAGCAAcctgtggtggtacaacagcaaccactgcagcagctgtCTCTAACTCAACAAGATTCCCTCTTAGTGCAAGATCCGCTTCTCTTAGACCAGGAAACTTTGTCGTTGCAACAACAGCCACTGGTACTGGAGCAAGATTCATCACTGCAAGGACCACTTAACTTGCAGCAAGAATCATTCATcttgcaacagcagcaacaacaaccactagcGGTGCAGCAAGAACCTCTTATAATAGATCAAACATCCCTCGGAAACCAGCAAAGAGTAGTTCGTCAGCGGCCAATTCTCAgtccccagcagcagcagcaagttctacagcagcagctgctggcTATCCGTCGGCAACAGGAAACTCTTCGTCTGCGCGAGGAACGTCGCAGGCAGCAAGAACGAAGACAACAACTCGAACTCGCGCGTCTGAGGCAGCTTCGTCGCCAGCAGGCAGCACTTCGACTGCGGCAGGCGCAGCTACAGCGAGCACAGCTGCTGCAGACGCAGTCGCAACTGGAGAGGGCACAGCTGCTGAAGAACGAGGCGCAGCTGTTGCAGACTCGGGCACAGCTACAGCAGGCGGAGTCACAGTTGCAGAATCGGCAAGCGTTGAGGCCTGCTGTACCTATCCTTGAAGATCAGCGTGACGGCCCCTTCCAAGACGGCTCTTACTACTTCAC GTTCTCCACCGGGGACGGCATCCTGCGGGAGGAAGGAGCCCGGCTCACCAGCCCCGTAACCCACGAAGTCACAGGATCTTACTC GTACACGGCGCCCAACGGCAAGCTCATCATCATGGAGTACATCGCTGACGAGAATGGCTATCGTGCCTTTCCTGTGCGCTCAGGCAG ACCCAGCTTAGTGAACCGACCTCAGCGCATCCCGGTACCTCCACCATACCGCCCACCCTTGTCTCAGACCCTCGACCAGTCCTTCAGTGACCGGTCGACAGCTTTCAAGAGGAGTCCTGACCAGTCTGTCAGTCAGCTGGACTTACAGAATTCTCACAATAACCAGCAGCAAGAAGATGACCGTGAACAGTCTTCAGCCTCTGAGGAAGAAATTGATTTGTAA